One genomic region from Candidatus Bathyarchaeia archaeon encodes:
- a CDS encoding RuvB-like helicase, whose translation MAAIRELPTTPVSRFERIGAHTHIKGLGLDENLKAVKIKDGMVGQEKAREAAGLVVKMIKEGKLSGKCIILAGPPGTGKTAIAVAISKELGENVPFIQMSGSEIYSTERKKTEVLIEAIRKCIGVEIHEMRKVYEGEVTMVDIRTAPHPYNPYQKIPESVRLTLKTREEEKTIEAGASIAQQIIAEGISEGHVIQIDAETGRVVNLGLCLESQKGKTYDVDTRRKIPRPNGKVLKEKEFVYMLTLADLDELNARQRSGGLFSLFFGGSESKEIDTEVRMAVDQQVKEWVDSGKAFIHPGVLFIDDAHLLDLEAFSFLGRAMESELVPIIILATNRGVARIRGTDIRSPLGFPVDLIDRSVIIATQPYDLESIKEILRIRASEEKIKLDKDALEKLAEVGAKSSMRYAVQLLSLAAQNAKSSNRDKVTIEDVQRVDDLFMDVGEAAEYLKKYEEKLLVH comes from the coding sequence ATGGCGGCTATTAGGGAGCTGCCAACCACACCAGTTTCAAGATTTGAAAGAATAGGCGCCCACACCCACATTAAGGGTTTAGGCTTAGATGAAAATCTAAAGGCTGTGAAAATAAAGGATGGAATGGTTGGACAGGAAAAAGCCAGAGAAGCTGCAGGCTTAGTTGTAAAGATGATTAAGGAGGGAAAACTCAGTGGAAAATGCATTATTTTGGCTGGTCCACCGGGAACTGGGAAAACTGCCATAGCAGTGGCTATTTCTAAGGAGCTTGGCGAAAACGTTCCATTCATACAGATGAGCGGAAGCGAAATCTACAGCACTGAGCGGAAGAAAACAGAAGTCCTCATAGAAGCCATAAGAAAGTGCATCGGCGTTGAAATTCATGAAATGCGTAAGGTCTACGAGGGCGAGGTTACCATGGTGGATATCCGAACAGCGCCGCACCCCTATAACCCCTACCAGAAGATTCCGGAAAGTGTTAGGCTAACGTTGAAAACAAGGGAGGAGGAGAAAACCATCGAGGCTGGCGCCTCTATAGCCCAACAAATAATTGCCGAAGGCATATCTGAGGGGCATGTTATCCAGATAGATGCTGAGACTGGAAGGGTGGTTAACCTTGGACTATGCCTTGAAAGTCAAAAGGGAAAAACCTATGATGTTGACACCAGGAGGAAGATTCCCCGTCCAAACGGCAAGGTTTTGAAAGAGAAAGAGTTTGTCTACATGCTTACGCTGGCGGATTTGGATGAATTAAATGCTAGACAACGTTCAGGCGGGTTGTTCTCGCTGTTTTTTGGCGGTTCCGAGTCGAAGGAGATTGATACTGAAGTGCGAATGGCTGTCGACCAGCAGGTGAAAGAGTGGGTTGACAGTGGCAAAGCCTTCATCCATCCGGGAGTGCTCTTCATAGATGACGCCCACCTCTTAGACTTGGAAGCGTTTAGCTTCCTCGGAAGAGCCATGGAAAGCGAACTTGTGCCGATAATAATTCTTGCCACAAACCGTGGAGTAGCAAGAATTCGCGGGACAGACATAAGAAGTCCGCTGGGCTTCCCAGTTGACCTCATAGACCGCTCGGTCATAATTGCAACACAACCTTACGACTTAGAAAGCATTAAAGAGATCTTAAGGATTCGCGCTTCTGAGGAGAAGATTAAGCTGGATAAGGATGCCCTTGAAAAGCTTGCCGAGGTAGGGGCAAAAAGCTCCATGAGGTACGCTGTCCAATTGTTAAGCTTGGCGGCTCAAAACGCAAAATCATCCAACAGGGATAAGGTAACCATCGAAGACGTGCAGCGGGTAGATGACCTATTCATGGACGTGGGCGAAGCCGCTGAATATCTAAAGAAGTATGAGGAGAAGCTGCTGGTGCACTAA
- the trmY gene encoding tRNA (pseudouridine(54)-N(1))-methyltransferase TrmY — protein sequence MREFILYSRMGRTDGRWKNLHDAGRLDIVYECAVASLFLSHAIRKDTVFHAILNGPPQPPLHLKVEGLTLYDVRTDVGTWTQILKKVLSGKPHPGISLSKVSFEALIREKAEKTKIYVLEEGGKDVLDVDVGENPVFVLGDHVGLPKKVEAFALRYGEKVSLGKKPYLAATCITVLNYLLDRREMFGK from the coding sequence GTGCGTGAATTTATCTTGTATTCGCGGATGGGTCGAACCGATGGGAGGTGGAAAAACTTACATGATGCTGGACGCCTTGACATAGTTTACGAATGTGCTGTTGCAAGCCTTTTTCTATCTCATGCCATACGCAAGGATACAGTCTTCCACGCTATACTGAATGGCCCGCCACAACCGCCACTGCATCTGAAGGTTGAGGGCTTAACGCTATATGATGTTAGAACCGACGTCGGTACATGGACTCAGATACTAAAAAAGGTTTTGTCTGGGAAGCCGCACCCTGGTATAAGTCTTTCAAAGGTGAGTTTTGAGGCTTTGATAAGGGAGAAGGCGGAAAAGACCAAAATATATGTTCTCGAAGAAGGCGGAAAAGACGTTTTAGATGTTGATGTTGGGGAAAATCCCGTTTTTGTTCTAGGAGACCATGTGGGCTTGCCTAAGAAGGTTGAGGCTTTCGCCCTGCGCTATGGAGAGAAAGTATCCCTCGGAAAAAAGCCCTATTTGGCTGCCACCTGCATAACCGTTCTAAATTATTTACTGGATAGAAGGGAAATGTTCGGAAAATAA